TAGGGCAACTGAAATTTGGCACGACCTACCTCGGCTTACAGGCCTGGTCGCATCAATCGCAACGAAAGCCCGCTGATTCAGCGGGCTTTTTGCTGTTATAAAGATCCGGTTCCCGGGGTTTGCAGCCCGGAAACCGGATCTTTTGTCTGTGCCAGCTTAATTTTCGGGCTCCGTCAGCGGCACGCGGACCCCGAACAGCTCAATCTCAGCGACTTGCTTTGCATCGACCGGCTTTGCGAGACCGCCCGAAAACTCGAACGCTCCGTCGGCTGAAACGCCGCCGCCGATCTTAATGCCCGCCTCCACCTTGGAGCCGTCTTTCAGAATGAGCTTGATGCCGCTCAGGGGAAGCTTCTTTTCCGTGTCCCTGCACGTCCCCGAGAAAGAGAGCGACAGGTCGGAAACCGTCACGCTTTTGACCGTAACGTACAGACCGTCCGGCGTCGTGGCGTTTTGGTCCGGATGGAACGTCCGCGCCGTATCGGTAAAGGAAAGCGTGAACGGGATATTCCATTTGCCGGAGCGGCGCACGACGGTTTCCGTCCGGTAGCTGCGGGCGATCCGGTAGCGGTCCAGGTCGTTCACCGTGCAGCCGCCGGTCAGGCGGTTGTCATCCATCGTCGGGTCCAGCGCGAGGACGATCCTCCCGCCGTTAAAGCCAAGCTTGCTTTCGGTATCTTTTTTTACCGCTTTCCGGTAGGCTTCCTCGCTGTCGAATCCTACATGCTCGACGCCGTTTCCCGTGATGATCCCGCTTTCAAAAGGAACCGGGTTTCCCGTATCCGCATTCTGGAAGCACAGCTTTTCCAGCCCGGATTTTTCCCGGCTGTTCCCGGGCGTGATGCTGAGGTAGAGCAGATCCCGCTGGCATCCGTACTCCCCGGTCTTGTGGAACCCGATGTTGTCGATGTAGGAATCGGGGTACAGGCTGGAAAATTTGACGCGCTGTTTCCCCGCGGGGATGGTCCAGCTGGGCGCGATTAGCGACGGGTCTGCATAGACGTCGAAAAGTCCCGTCCTGATAAAATCCTTCGGCGGCTCCGGCGTCATGGACCGGTACAGCTCCCCGAGATTCCGGAACAGGAATCCGGCGTCTTCGCAGGAATCCACCGCGTCGGTAAAGTCTTTGAGCGACAAAGTCGCCTGCCGGCCGTTCAGGTCGGAAAAATCACCTTCCGCAATCGCCTCAAATTGGGCGGTGTCCGGCACGGAGGCGTCATCCGTGCGGAAAGCCGTGCATTCGATTTGTTTTTCTCCCACGCTGAGATTCGTTTCGGCAAATTCCTGTTGCTGAGACCTGCGGTAAGCGGAGGACTCCTGAAGCGGTGTGGAATCCGTGCTTTTGACGGTAAAGACGATGTAAACCCTCTGATTGTCGCAGACCGTCCTGTTCACGGTGACCGCAAGGCCGTTTGCCTCGGCCGATTTTTGAATGTTTTTGCCCGCCGCGTTTTCCACCGCCGCGGGAATCGACGAATCGATCCTTTTCTGATAGGCCGGTCCCGAAAACTTTGCGAACTGCTGAATCCCGTAGGCGACGGCCGTGACGGAACCGAGCGCAATCAGGGCGCAGGCCGGGATCAGAATGCCCCAGTGGATTTTTCTGCGGCGGCGCGGCGCCTGCCGCATCGCCTTTCTGGTCCTGTCGAACAGATCATTTGGAACGGGCCGGAGATTCACCTGTGCCCGGTATTCGTTTCGAAAATTCTTCATATTCTTCTCCTTTCGTCAGATCGTGCCTTAAAAGCTCCCTGGCCCGGCTCAGCCGTTTCGCCGCCGCGGCATAGCTGATGTGCAGCGCGCGGCCGATGCTTTCGATCGGCATGTCCTCGTAATAAAATAAATGAATCACGGTGCGGTATTTGTTCGGCAGATGCATGACGCAGTCGTAAACTTCGGAATCTTCGGCCGCGCATTGCCCCGGAATCTCGGCATCCGGCCTGAGGGGTTCCTCCCTGCGCCGCACAATGGAATTCCACAGGCTGCGGCTGCAGTTGACTGCGGTGTGGATCAGCCACGCTTTCAGATGCTCTTCATTTTCCAGCTGAGGTTCCGAACGGACCAGGCGCAGAAAGACTTCCTGAAAAATATCCTCGGCGTCCGCCGGATTCCCGGTCCGCGCCAGCGCCAGCCGGTAGACCATGTTCCCATACCGTTCCAGCGCCCGCTCCGGCTCCATCAGAAATGCCATTTCCCGTCCCCCTTTCACCTGTAATACCGCCCGAACCCGTCTTTATTGACAATTCAATTGAAAAAATTTTCAGGCCGCCGAAGCTTCCCGGAGGAATCTTCCGCTTTCCTGTGGATTCCGCTGCGTTTCTGCACAGATGCCCCGTTCCGGCTTTTTTTCATTTTATCATCTTACAGCAGAAACGCCCAGCTTTTTCGCCGGGCGCAGCAGGAAAGTTGGGCGGACGGTTTCCATCCGCTTTACGACGGTATTTTGTTATGTTAAAATCATTAATATCGTCAGAGCGACTGAAAGGAGAAACAGATGGTCATAACGAAAAAGGCCAAGAATATTTTGTTCCCGACCCTCTTAACGTCAATTTATGTGATATTCATCTATTCTTTTATGGCCTATCAAATGAAAAAGGGATTGTTAATCAGCATACACGAAATATCCTCCTTCAATGTTGGGACAAAATTTCTGTGCGATTTTATAAGCAGCCTATTGCCTGCCATAGTGTTTCTCCTGATTACGATCGTTCAAAAAAAGCCGTTGAAAGAAGCCGGCATTACCTTAAAATCGCCCATCCTCATCGCGGTTTTATTTTCGGTTTACCTTGTCATGTTTTTCGGAAACGGCGATTTCACCACCAGGGGGATTTACGAGTCCTTTTTCTATCTGTTGATCGTTGCCTTCCCGGAAGAATTTATTTTCAGGGGATATTTGTTTACGGCGGTCGATCGGGAAGCGGGATTCTGGGCCGGCGCGGTGATAAGCGGCATATTGTTTGGAATTCCGCATGCTTTTATGCCTTCCATTTTGAATGGCGGTCCCCCATGGGAATTTATTCTCTCCATGATGAGCGGGTTGCTCGGGCAAGGAATATTGGCCGGCGGGATCTTTGCCCTATTGTATAAAAAAAGCAAAACGCTGTTCGTGCCTGTTTTGATCCATGCGATTCTGGATTATTCGGGCGTGCTTTTTGCCGGATGACCATAATGAGAACAAAGAGCCGCGGCAGTTCCGTGGCTCTTGCTTTTTATGAATTTTTTGCCGGTGGTTTTCATAGACCGGAATAGTTCAGCCGTTTGAGCGGCCCGCTTTTAAATCGCATAAAGAAGATATTCGGCCGGAAGAATCGGCGACCCGTAATAGCGCAGGTAAAACCGGTAGGAAGGGTCGGCGCCGGCGATGATGCGCGCCAGCTTCCACAGGTCCTTGTGGTTGTGATAAACGCTCAGCGCCAGCTTCGGATGATACTTCCGGATGGTTTCCAGACAGCCGTACAGGGCTTCTTCCTCCCCGCCTTCGATGTCCATCTTGATGAAGGTGACGCGTTCGCCGATATCGTCGTCTATTTTGACGACGGGGACGGAAAGGGCTCCGCTTTCCGAAAGCTTCAGGGTGGAGGACACCTGGTCGGAAGAAAGGTACATCGTGCCGTTTCTGCTTCCGGCTCCCTTTTCTCTGACGATGACATTGTCAAGCTGAAAAAGCCTGATGTTTTCTTCGATATATTTGAGATTGGCCGGGACGATTTCATAGCAGTACAGCCTTTTATAACAGTCTTTCCCGAACGTCTTCGCGTAATCGACGAGGGTGTCGCCGATATATCCACCAATATCGACAAAGACTTCGTCCCTGCCGCATTTCACAAGGTCCAGGTCGAAATACTGGCCGAACGTTTTGTCGTGTATCTGCTCGATTCTGCCGGGGTCCGACATCAGCCAGTAATACAGGATGTTCACGAGGATCCTTTTGGAGCGGAAATCTCCGAGAATGCGGTAAAGCCATTCAAAATCCGCCCGGTGCTCCACAAGGGCGCTGGCTCTGTTCTGCGCAAGCGTATCATCCCCCCGCTCCGGGTCGTAAGTCCCCCAAAGCCGATAGCGGTTGTAGTAATCGACCGTGCTGCGGTAAAGCCGGCTGTCGGCCGCTTGAAAATGCCTGAGGTTCTGGATCACATCCGCTTTGATCTGGGGCACGTCTTTTTCCCTGATGAATTCCATCAGGCGTTCGAACTCCACGTCGATCCGGTTCGGGAGATCGGATACGGAAAAGCCGCCGTCGGCGTTTTCCTTTTCTGAATATGGGGATTGTTCCGGCATGCCGGTCTGCCTCCTTCCAGTTTTGCATTCCTATTATCCTATGTGGCGGCGGATCAAACGTGTGCAGGCGCATTTTGAGAAAAGCGGAGGAAACCGTTGGATGGCCTTTTTATATCAACCGTAGGCCTGAAAACGGGCTGCCGGGGGAGGCAAAACATGAAAATTGTAAATCAAATGAAAACAATTGTGCCAAAATAAGACCAGAATGTAAACACTGCGCAAATCGTCTTGACAAAGAATTCTCACCCATTTATTATAGTTAATAAGAAAGATAAAGTGGCTCCGTACAGAAAAGAGGAGATTCGCGTGTTGGAATGGATCAGAAGAACGATGACTGGACGCTACGGCGGGGATCAGCTGATGGTCGGCATCCTTGTTTTTTATATGCTGCTGGCGGCTGTCGCGCGGTGGACGAGATTTTTCCCGCTTCTGTTTCTGGCCTATCTTCTGCTGGCTTGGTGTCTGTTCCGAATTTTTTCCCGCAACGTTTCGCAGCGGTATGAAGAAAATCAGTTCTTTTTGAAATACTGGAACCGTTTTCTCGGCTGGTTTTACGGCCAAAGGAGAAATATTCAGGATCACAGGATTTACCGTTATTACAAGTGCCCGAACTGTTCGAGCAGGCTCCGCGTTCCGAAAAAGCGTGGGAGGATCGAAATTACCTGCCCGGTGTGCGGCCGGAAATTCATCAAAAAGACATAGGGAACATAAAAAATCCTTTCTTCCATAGCGGAAGAAAGGATTTTTTATGTTCGGGCCACTGCCGCGGCAGCTTTTCATGTCCGGCGGGCAGGCCGCAAAAGGTATCGGCCTTTTGAGAGATCACCATTTTTCCCGGTGGACGATCTCTTCCAGGCTTCTGCGCGGAACCGGCCTGGGGGTCGCGTCGGAATAGCCGAGCGTGAGGATGCAGACCACGTATTTGTCCTCCGGAATCCCCAGGACCGGCCTGACGTCGTCCTGTCGGAACCAGCCGGTCCAGCAGGTGGAAAGCCCAAGATGCCGCGCCTCCAGAACGATGTGCTCTGTGGCGATGGCCGTGTCCCGGATGATCTGCTTCAGCTCTTCATCCGGGCTTTCTTCCCGCACGCTGACCTCGCGGTCCGTGCGGGCCTTCATGTCCGCAACGCAGACGAGGAACACCGGGGCCTGCAGCATGAACGCCTGACGGTGGTCGGCCTGCACGAGCTTTTCCATGGTCCCCCGCGAACGGACGACGATGAAATGCCACGGCTGGGTGTTGCTGCCGGAAGGCGCAAGGCGCGCGGCCTCGAGCAGGCGGGCGACGGTTTCGTCATCCACGGGCCTGGATGTATAGCTCCGGATGCTTCTTCTCGTTTCAATTTCTTTCAGCATGATGATCCTGCCTCTCTGTTCCTTTTTTCTTCTTCTATTTTACTCCGCTTTTTTCTTTTTTCCACTTATCATAGGGATTTTTCCGAAAAAATATAGCGGGACTTTTGCGGAAAGGGCTTTTTCGCTTTGACCGGGCGCCCGATTTATGCGGCGGAAAGGTGTTCCGCGAGAATATTTGAGCCGATCAGGATCAGGATGGCGCCCCCTGCCATCTGTGCGCCGAGGCGGTGTTTGGCTCCGAACCGGCTGCCGGCAAAACGCAACTCCTTCAGACGGGCAGTTTTTTATTCAGGCGGATGTTCTTCCATCTCGTCCGGCAGGGCGGCATCCGGGCCGTACGGCAGCAGCACCGTGAAGCGCGAGCCGCGCCCGGGCTCGCTTTGGGCCGTCACCGTCCCGCCGTGCTTTTCCACAATCGCCCTGACGACGGAAAGCCCGATCCCCGCGCCGCCGGATTGGCTGCTGCGGGACGGGTCGGCCCGGTAGAACCGCTCGAACACATAAGGCAGGTTCTCCGGTGAAATGCCGGTTCCGGTATCCTCCACCTCTATTTTGGCGAAGCGGCCTTCCCGGGAAAGGAGGATTCGGATGCCGCCGCCGCGCCCGGTGCTTTTCAGGCTGTTCGAGAGCAGGTTGATCAGCACCTGCCGCAGCTTGTCGCCGTCCGCCTCGATCGGCGGAGCCGTGCCCGACACGCGGATGGAAACGCCCTTTTCCAGCGCCTTGGGCTCAAAGCTGAGGACGGTGCCCGAAGCGAGGGCCGCAAGATCCACCGGCGATTTTTCCAGCGGGGTGCTCTCGTCCTCCAGCCGGGCCAGCTTATCCAGATCGGCCACCAGCCGGGTCAGGCGCAGGATTTCGTCGTGCAGGCCCGAAAGGTGCTGTTCGTCCGCCTGCCACACGCCGTCGAGCAGCGCCTCGATATTGCCGCGCAGGACGGTGAGCGGCGTGCGCAGCTCGTGGGCGACGTCCGCCGTCATTCTTCGCCGCAGAAGGTCCTGCCGCTCCAGCTTGCGGGAAAGCCCTTCCACCGCCTCCGCCAGGCGGTCGAGCTCCAGTGTCCCGCTGCGCGCCGGGGCCCTTTCCGGGTAGTCGCCGTGGGCGATCCGTTCCGTCATCCTGATGGCCTGCTCGATGGGCCGGCTGATGCGCCGGGCCATCAGAAGGCCGACCAGCGCGGCCGCGAAAAGCGAGATCAGCCCCACCCCGGCCAGCCCGCGGTTCAGCGTGCCGATGAACGCCGTATCGTTGTCGCTCAGATAAAACGGGCCGTAATACCCCACGCTGACGCTGCCCGCCGCGCGGGAGCCGGACAGGATCGGGTAATTCTTTTCCTCATAGGCGCCCTGAAAGTCGGGGTAACGTTTTTTCATGTCGTCCGCCATGCTCTGAAGCATCCGGTGGCACAGCCCGTTGTTGTGCACCATGGCGTCCCACAGGACGCGGCCGCTGCCGTCGCTGACCCGGATGATCATGCCGCGCTCCAGCGCCGCGACGCCGATAGATTCGAGCGAGGAGGCGGGGAAGGAGCCGGTGGACGGGTCGTACTGCTGGGACACCTGATTCACGATCTCGCGGTTCTTTTCGTTCTGCTTCTGGATGATGTACTGCTCAAACTGGCGCTGCAGCAAAAAATTGCTGAACAGGCTCACGCCCCCCACCAGCAGCAGGGCCACCAGCACATAAGAGAGCGAAAGCTTCCATTTCAGTTTCAGGGATTTCTTCATCTCATTCACCGCCGAAGGAATAGCCGACCCCGTGGACCGTGCGGATATAGCGCGGCGCGCGGGCGTTGTCCTCGATTTTCTGCCGGATGTTCTTGATGTGGGTGTCGATCACGCGGTCGAACCCGTCGTATTCATCCCCCAGAGCGAGAGCGATGAGCTCCTCCCGGGTAAAGGTTTTCGTGGGGTATTTCGCCATGGTGAAAAGGATCTGGAATTCCGCCGGGGTCAGCGGGATGCGGCGGCCCTTCTTTCTGGCCTCGCGGCGCGCCGCGTCCAGCACGAGGTCGCCGCCCGAAAACGAGAGGACGGGGGAGAGGGGAACGGCCTCTTTCGTCACGCGCCGAAGCACCGTTTCCACGCGCGCCGTCAGCTCCCGGGGGCTGAACGGCTTGATCATGTAGTCGTCCGCGCCGATCTTCAGGCCGTTGAGCAGGTCTTCCTCTTCGGCTTTCGCCGTCAGCATGATCACCGGGACCCGCGATTTCCTGCGTATGGCGGCGCAGACCTCTTCGCCCGAAAGCCCGGGCAGCATCAGGTCCAGCACAACGAGGACGGGGGAATACCGGTCGAAGGCGGCAAGGGCATCCCTGCCGTCATGGGCGCATACCACGCCGTAGCCGTCCTTTTCCAGATAGGATTTGACGATTTCGGTTATTTTGATTTCATCGTCGACCACAAGAATCGTTTTCTGCTGATCCAATGCAGAAGCTTCCCTTCCGTTTCTTTTTGCGATATCATTTTCCGCTGCGGCAGCTCCACTGATGACTGCGGGCCCGGATTTGTTCTGTATCTTAGCCGGAAATGCCATAAGCCGCGGATTCGGTTCTATTCACCTGGGATTATTGTAACACAAAAAAGGCTTTTCACAACAAAAAGCCTTTTTTCAGAGCAAAGCTATTCTCCTTCCCCGGCGCCGCCGGGCACACAGCACTCGGGAAGGGCGCCGTCCTGCGCCGGGCCGGAGCAGCAGTTCCCTCCCGCGGCCCCCGCCGTTCCATCCGGGCCGGAGGCCGATGCCGTGCCGCCCTGCGCCGAACCGGAGCAGCAGCTTCCTCCTGCCGCCCCTGCCGTTTCCTCTGCCCCCGCGGCTCCATCCGGGCCGCGGGCCGGTTCGGTCAGCGCGGCCGCGGTCTGCGGGGAGGAGATGTCGTCCACCACCGTAATCGAGCTGCGGATCATGCCCATCCAGCAGCTGTAGGGGATCGTTCCCGCTTCTTTCGGGGTGAACTCGATGATGTTGTCCCCCGGGGCCAGCTCCTTCTGAAGGTTGAATTTGGAGATCACCACGGGATTGTTGCAGCCGTTCAGGTCGCTTTGGGAGACCCGTATGGTCCAGCGGACCGGGATCCCTTTCTGAACCGTGATGGGGGCGTATTTTCCGGACCGGAACTCCGTCGTGACCTCCTGCACGCCGTCTTTGACGACGGCCGCGTTCGCCGCTTGCCGCGAAAAGCCCGCGCCCCACACGGGAAGGCCCGAAAGGCTCATGCCGCGGCCGATCATGACAAGGCCGAGCGCCATGACGAGCGCGGCGCTGAATTTCATCATGTTGCGGGTGAATTTGCCGCTCAGGAAAGAGCTGACGGCGCCGAACGAGAACATCAGCGGCACCGTGCCCAGGCCGAACGTCAGCATCGAAAGCGCGCCGCCGAGCATGCTGCCCGTCCCGAGCGCGTAAAGCTGCATGGCCTGAAGCGGCCCGCACGGCATCAGCCCGTTCAGAAGCCCCACATAGAACGGGGAGCCCGCCCTCTTTTTCCCGCGCGCCGCCCGGGAGAGGAACTTCGGCATCCGGAGCCCGAACCGGCGCAGCCCGGGGAACGCGTTCATCAGGTTCAGACCGGCCACGATCATGAAAATGCCCGCGAAAATCGCGACGGCGCCCTTCGCCGCGCCGGAAAAGCTCACTGCCTGCCCGGCGGCCCCGGCGATGGCGCCGGTCGCCGTGTAGGAGATCACGCGGCCCGAGTTATAGAGGAGCGCGGGCTTCAGCTTTTCCCGGATCCGGGCCGGGGCTGCCGTTTCCCCGCCGCGCCCGATGGTCTGGGAAAGGTTGATCCCCCCGCACATGGCAAGGCAGTGGATCGACGTGAGAAGCCCCGTGACGAACAGGAGACCGTACCCCATGTTCCGGCTGACCTGCGGGACGAACCGAAAGCCGACGGTATGGTCGATCAGCAGGTACAGGGCCAGCAGGATCATCAGGATGCCCAGGACCTGGCGCGTGCTGTTCGGTTCTTCCCGGCCGGGCCCTTCCGCGCCGCGGTCGTGCTTTACGCCGTATCCCGCCCGGCGGATGGCCTCTTCCAGCTTTTCCGGGCTCGTTTCGTCCGCGTCGTATTCCACTTCCGCCCGGGATGCGGAATAGCTCGCCGACGCGCTTTTGACGCCGGGGACGCCCTTCAGGGCCTCCTCGATGCGCAGCTCACATCCGGAACAGCTCATGCCGCTGATCAAAAACTTTTTTTTCTGAATGGATTCTTCCATGATTCACTCCCCGGTCAGCGCTTCCAGCTTTGGAAAATCGTGCTGGCCTGCGACAGAAAATCCTTTGGGATCACGATGCTGTCCGCGTTCCCGGTTTTGTTTCCGGATGAAATCGGAACCGGGTTGCACCCGCCGTGCTGAACCTCCACCTGATCCGCGGTGAACTGGTTCCCGCAGTTCTGGCATACGAGCGTGGTGCCATCCGTCTTGTAATACCCCCGCCCGGAAGCGTAGCAGACCTGACAGGTGTTGAACGCGGTCCGGATCGTTCCGTCCGGCGCTTTCACCGCGAGCACCTCCATTTTGATGCCGTCCGCCGCCTCGTACGGATAGAAGGATGGGGTCTGTGTGATCCCGCTTTTCGGGATCACCAGATCGCCGGTCTGCGGGTTGGTATATTTGCTTTCGCCGCCCCCGCGGTTCATCAGCAGGACTGCGGCCACGATGGCGGCAGCCGAGAAAATGCCGGCGGCTGCCAGAATGACCGCTTTTTTATTTTTTTGCTTTTCCTTTTTTGCCCGGTCCATTCGTATCACTCCCTTGCGGCTATCGTACCGGAAGATTGTGTGGAAAATGTGAAGATCGGGAAAAAGGACCCGTTCGCCGGGCAAAGAAAAAAGGAGACGGCGAATGCCTCTCCTTAATCGGACGTGTTTTCGGGTGCCTATGCACGAAAAACGGGACTGCCTGTCCCATTTCTAAATGTCCTATAAGACGGTTATTTGTTTTCTTTTTCGTCTTCGTCTTCCTCCGCCAGCCTCTTAGCCAGCTTTTCCAGGCATTTATGGCAGATATTGTGTCCCTTGAACGTGATGATATGATCCATACTTTTACAGAACATACAAGAGGGTTCGTATTTCTTTAAGATAATCATAGAATCATCTACGAAGATTTCCAGTGAATCCTTATCTGTAATGTTGAATGTGGTCCTTATTTCTTTCGGTAAAACGATTCGGCCGAACGGATCGATCGGCCTCACGATTCCTGTCGATTTCAAAAGTATCCCTCCTTTGCAATTAAAACAATTAAAACAGTTAAAACAGTGTCAAAAAATGCTGGATTCTATCCTTATAATACCTTTTTTTGGCAATTCTGTCAATTGAATAATAATTAATAATTTTATTTTTTAGAACGTTTATTTGTTTAATTTCTCCAAACACAAGAAAAATTTCTCCCCGGAATCTTCGGCGTTCCGAAAGAGGCCTTTTGTACTGCTTTCCGCCGGAGGCTCATATGTATGTACGGGTGAGAAACATGATGAATTATATCTGGGCCGGCATGATCCTTTTCAGTTTTGTCTGCGCGCTTCTGACCGGGCGCATGGGCGAGCTTTCCGACGCGGTGCTTTCGGGCGCGGCGAGCGCGGTGCAGCTCACCATCGCCCTTTTGGGGATGATGTGCGTCTGGACCGGGCTGATGAAAGTGGCAGATGCGGGCGGGCTGACCGCCCTGCTCAGCCGCCTGTTTCACCCGCTGATGCGGCGACTGTTCCCGCGCTACGACAAAGACAGCCCGGCGTCAAGGGCCATCTGCATGAACGTCACGGCGAACCTGCTGGGGCTCGGAAACGCGGCGACGCCGTTCGGGATCGCCGCGATGAAGGAGATGAGCCGGGAAAACGGCGGGCTGAAGTCGGCGGACAACAGCATGGTGATGTTCGTGGTATTGAATACCGCTTCGATCCAGCTGATCCCGACGTTCATGGGGACGCTTCGCGCCCAGTACGGTTCGCCGGCCCCGTTCGATATCGTGCCGGCCGTCTGGCTGGCTTCCGTTTTGTCGCTCACGGTCGGGATCATCGCGGCGAAGCTGCTGGAAAGGTGGAAAGCCGATGACTGAATTCGGGATCTTTGTCGTGCCGGTCACTGTTTTTCTGATCATCCTGTTCGGGTTTGTCCGGAAGGTTCCAGTGTTCGACACCTTTGTGGCCGGGGCGAAGGAAGGGGCCGTTTCGTGCTTTTCCGTTCTGCCCTCGCTCGTGGGGCTGATTATGGCGGTCAGCATGCTGAGCGCTTCGGGGGCGCTGGATCTGTTCTCGGCGTTTCTGGCGCCCGCCGCGAAGGCCGTCGGCCTTCCGCCGGAGGTGATGCCGCTCGCGCTGATGCGCCCTGTTTCGGGCAGCGGCTCGAATGCGCTCCTGATCCGCCTGTTCCAGGATTACGGCCCGGACGGCTTCATCGGGCGGGTGGCTTCCGTGATGAACGGCTCGACGGAAACGACGTTCTACGCGATCGCCGTCTATTTCGGGGCGGTGGGCGTCAAGAAGACGCGCCACACCATCCCCGCGGCGCTTGCGGCCGATTTTTCCGGCTACATCGCCTCTGTGTGGGCGGTGCGGCTTTTCTTTCCCTGAAAGGAGGGATGTGCGGTGATTCGCCTGAGCGAGCTCCCTTACGGGCAAAGCGGCGTCGTTGTCAGGATCGGCGGCGCCGGCGCGCTGCGCCGCAGGATCATCGACATGGGCCTCACGCCCGGAACGGCGGTGCGGATGGGCCGGGCGGCGCCGCTCGGCGACCCGGTGCAGATCGCGGTGCGCGGGTATGAGCTGAGCATCCGGAAATCCGAGGCGCGGGAAATTCTGGTGGAGGAACAAAAAGAACGATGAAAAAGAAGGAACGCGCGCTGAAATTCGCGCTGGCCGGAAACCCGAACTGCGGGAAGACGACGCTGTTCAACCGCATCACGGGCAGCAGCCAGTCGGTGGGCAACTGGCCCGGGGTGACGGTGGAAAGGAAGGCGGGCACGGCCCGCGCGGCCGGGGCGCTGATCTCGGTTGTGGACCTGCCCGGCATTTATTCGCTCGCGCCCTATTCGCCGGAGGAAAAGGTCGCGCACGACTATCTCCTTTCCGGCGAGCCGGACCTGATCCTGGACGTG
This window of the Ruminococcaceae bacterium BL-6 genome carries:
- a CDS encoding conserved protein of unknown function (Evidence 4 : Unknown function but conserved in other organisms), whose product is MKNFRNEYRAQVNLRPVPNDLFDRTRKAMRQAPRRRRKIHWGILIPACALIALGSVTAVAYGIQQFAKFSGPAYQKRIDSSIPAAVENAAGKNIQKSAEANGLAVTVNRTVCDNQRVYIVFTVKSTDSTPLQESSAYRRSQQQEFAETNLSVGEKQIECTAFRTDDASVPDTAQFEAIAEGDFSDLNGRQATLSLKDFTDAVDSCEDAGFLFRNLGELYRSMTPEPPKDFIRTGLFDVYADPSLIAPSWTIPAGKQRVKFSSLYPDSYIDNIGFHKTGEYGCQRDLLYLSITPGNSREKSGLEKLCFQNADTGNPVPFESGIITGNGVEHVGFDSEEAYRKAVKKDTESKLGFNGGRIVLALDPTMDDNRLTGGCTVNDLDRYRIARSYRTETVVRRSGKWNIPFTLSFTDTARTFHPDQNATTPDGLYVTVKSVTVSDLSLSFSGTCRDTEKKLPLSGIKLILKDGSKVEAGIKIGGGVSADGAFEFSGGLAKPVDAKQVAEIELFGVRVPLTEPEN
- a CDS encoding RNA polymerase subunit sigma-24 codes for the protein MAFLMEPERALERYGNMVYRLALARTGNPADAEDIFQEVFLRLVRSEPQLENEEHLKAWLIHTAVNCSRSLWNSIVRRREEPLRPDAEIPGQCAAEDSEVYDCVMHLPNKYRTVIHLFYYEDMPIESIGRALHISYAAAAKRLSRARELLRHDLTKGEEYEEFSKRIPGTGESPARSK
- a CDS encoding conserved membrane protein of unknown function (Evidence 4 : Unknown function but conserved in other organisms) yields the protein MVITKKAKNILFPTLLTSIYVIFIYSFMAYQMKKGLLISIHEISSFNVGTKFLCDFISSLLPAIVFLLITIVQKKPLKEAGITLKSPILIAVLFSVYLVMFFGNGDFTTRGIYESFFYLLIVAFPEEFIFRGYLFTAVDREAGFWAGAVISGILFGIPHAFMPSILNGGPPWEFILSMMSGLLGQGILAGGIFALLYKKSKTLFVPVLIHAILDYSGVLFAG
- a CDS encoding FkbM family methyltransferase, translated to MPEQSPYSEKENADGGFSVSDLPNRIDVEFERLMEFIREKDVPQIKADVIQNLRHFQAADSRLYRSTVDYYNRYRLWGTYDPERGDDTLAQNRASALVEHRADFEWLYRILGDFRSKRILVNILYYWLMSDPGRIEQIHDKTFGQYFDLDLVKCGRDEVFVDIGGYIGDTLVDYAKTFGKDCYKRLYCYEIVPANLKYIEENIRLFQLDNVIVREKGAGSRNGTMYLSSDQVSSTLKLSESGALSVPVVKIDDDIGERVTFIKMDIEGGEEEALYGCLETIRKYHPKLALSVYHNHKDLWKLARIIAGADPSYRFYLRYYGSPILPAEYLLYAI
- a CDS encoding conserved protein of unknown function (Evidence 4 : Unknown function but conserved in other organisms) translates to MEWIRRTMTGRYGGDQLMVGILVFYMLLAAVARWTRFFPLLFLAYLLLAWCLFRIFSRNVSQRYEENQFFLKYWNRFLGWFYGQRRNIQDHRIYRYYKCPNCSSRLRVPKKRGRIEITCPVCGRKFIKKT
- a CDS encoding Nitroreductase — translated: MLKEIETRRSIRSYTSRPVDDETVARLLEAARLAPSGSNTQPWHFIVVRSRGTMEKLVQADHRQAFMLQAPVFLVCVADMKARTDREVSVREESPDEELKQIIRDTAIATEHIVLEARHLGLSTCWTGWFRQDDVRPVLGIPEDKYVVCILTLGYSDATPRPVPRRSLEEIVHREKW
- a CDS encoding Two-component sensor histidine kinase, producing MKKSLKLKWKLSLSYVLVALLLVGGVSLFSNFLLQRQFEQYIIQKQNEKNREIVNQVSQQYDPSTGSFPASSLESIGVAALERGMIIRVSDGSGRVLWDAMVHNNGLCHRMLQSMADDMKKRYPDFQGAYEEKNYPILSGSRAAGSVSVGYYGPFYLSDNDTAFIGTLNRGLAGVGLISLFAAALVGLLMARRISRPIEQAIRMTERIAHGDYPERAPARSGTLELDRLAEAVEGLSRKLERQDLLRRRMTADVAHELRTPLTVLRGNIEALLDGVWQADEQHLSGLHDEILRLTRLVADLDKLARLEDESTPLEKSPVDLAALASGTVLSFEPKALEKGVSIRVSGTAPPIEADGDKLRQVLINLLSNSLKSTGRGGGIRILLSREGRFAKIEVEDTGTGISPENLPYVFERFYRADPSRSSQSGGAGIGLSVVRAIVEKHGGTVTAQSEPGRGSRFTVLLPYGPDAALPDEMEEHPPE
- the baeR gene encoding DNA-binding response regulator in two-component regulatory system with BaeS (Evidence 2a : Function from experimental evidences in other organisms; PubMedId : 8282725; Product type r : regulator) gives rise to the protein MDQQKTILVVDDEIKITEIVKSYLEKDGYGVVCAHDGRDALAAFDRYSPVLVVLDLMLPGLSGEEVCAAIRRKSRVPVIMLTAKAEEEDLLNGLKIGADDYMIKPFSPRELTARVETVLRRVTKEAVPLSPVLSFSGGDLVLDAARREARKKGRRIPLTPAEFQILFTMAKYPTKTFTREELIALALGDEYDGFDRVIDTHIKNIRQKIEDNARAPRYIRTVHGVGYSFGGE